From a single Streptomyces sp. 1331.2 genomic region:
- a CDS encoding ABC transporter permease, with translation MKLARDTWLVFQRQLLLMIRTPVWIAVGIIQPVFYLLLFAPLLKKVLAPDGASSYADAYQVYVPGLLAVLCIFGGLFTGFSLLGELKAGIIERSRVTPVSRLALLLGRALREMVALLVQAVLITLIALPFGLRVSPLNLLLAYLLLGLLALMTSAISYGIALMVPADAAMAPVVNTLAQPIALLSGVLLPLTLAPDWLQQLARWNPFYWAVEGMRALFSGHAGDSAVWQGLLVVAVMTVLAVFWSARLFSTRVR, from the coding sequence GTGAAGCTCGCCCGCGACACCTGGCTGGTCTTCCAACGCCAGCTGCTGCTGATGATCCGCACCCCGGTCTGGATCGCCGTCGGCATCATCCAGCCCGTGTTCTACCTCCTGCTGTTCGCCCCGCTGCTGAAGAAGGTGCTCGCCCCGGACGGCGCGAGCAGCTACGCCGACGCCTACCAGGTGTACGTACCGGGCCTGTTGGCGGTGCTGTGCATCTTCGGCGGGCTGTTCACCGGCTTCAGCCTGCTGGGCGAGCTCAAGGCCGGGATCATCGAGCGCTCCCGGGTGACGCCGGTGAGCCGGCTGGCGCTGCTGCTCGGACGGGCGCTGCGGGAGATGGTGGCGCTGCTGGTGCAGGCCGTCCTGATCACGCTGATCGCGCTGCCGTTCGGGCTGCGGGTGAGCCCGCTCAACCTGCTGCTCGCCTACCTGCTGCTCGGACTCCTGGCGCTGATGACCTCGGCGATCTCCTACGGCATCGCACTGATGGTGCCGGCCGACGCGGCGATGGCGCCCGTGGTGAACACCCTCGCGCAGCCGATCGCGCTGCTGTCCGGGGTGCTGCTGCCGCTCACCCTGGCTCCGGACTGGCTGCAGCAGCTCGCCCGGTGGAACCCCTTCTACTGGGCTGTGGAGGGCATGCGCGCCCTGTTCTCCGGGCACGCCGGGGACAGCGCGGTCTGGCAGGGGCTGCTGGTGGTCGCGGTGATGACCGTCCTGGCGGTGTTCTGGTCGGCCCGGCTGTTCTCCACCCGGGTGCGCTGA
- a CDS encoding aminotransferase-like domain-containing protein yields MNLRLEDLHASLADPLLDAMTFLNEVTSRYPQAVSFAPGRPYEGFFEPEDVPRYLDTYLAHLAERGLDRDAVRTALFQYGPTKGIIAELVARTLANDEGLTVAPEALVLTVGAQEGMLLVLRALCAGPDDVLLVSAPCYVGVTGAARLLDLTTRPVPEGPDGGPDPAAVRAAARAVRAEGRRPRALYVVPDFANPSGTSMPIAARTRLLDVAAEEGVLVVEDNPYGFFARTPGPRPTLKALDRRRQVVHLGSFAKTCFPGARLGYAVADQEVTGPDGRRSLLADELAKLKSMTTVNTPALSQAVIGGMLLTHDCRLRAANARATAHYAAGMDTLLRELDRHFPASERRRLGVSWNRPDGGFFAVLTVPFAADEAAMERCARAYGVLWTPMAPFYPAGGGERRLRLSISSLTQAQIIDGVAKLAAFIGSC; encoded by the coding sequence GTGAACCTCCGTCTGGAGGACCTGCACGCCTCCCTCGCCGATCCGCTGCTGGACGCGATGACCTTCCTCAACGAGGTCACCTCCCGCTACCCGCAGGCCGTCTCCTTCGCCCCCGGCCGCCCCTACGAGGGCTTCTTCGAGCCCGAGGACGTCCCCCGCTACCTGGACACCTACCTCGCCCACCTGGCCGAGCGCGGCCTCGACCGGGACGCCGTGCGCACCGCGCTGTTCCAGTACGGCCCCACCAAGGGCATCATCGCCGAACTGGTCGCCCGCACCCTCGCCAACGACGAGGGACTGACCGTCGCCCCCGAGGCCCTGGTGCTCACCGTCGGCGCCCAGGAGGGCATGCTGCTCGTGCTGCGCGCGCTCTGCGCGGGCCCGGACGACGTGCTGCTGGTCAGCGCGCCCTGCTACGTCGGCGTCACCGGCGCCGCAAGGCTGCTCGACCTGACCACCCGGCCGGTCCCCGAGGGGCCCGACGGCGGGCCGGACCCGGCGGCCGTGCGCGCCGCGGCCCGGGCCGTGCGGGCCGAGGGGCGCCGCCCGCGCGCCCTCTACGTCGTCCCCGACTTCGCCAACCCGTCCGGCACCAGCATGCCGATCGCCGCCCGCACCCGGCTGCTGGACGTGGCCGCGGAGGAGGGCGTCCTGGTCGTCGAGGACAACCCGTACGGCTTCTTCGCCCGCACGCCCGGGCCGCGGCCCACCCTCAAGGCGCTGGACCGCCGCCGCCAGGTCGTCCACCTGGGCTCCTTCGCCAAGACCTGCTTCCCCGGCGCCCGGCTCGGCTACGCCGTCGCCGACCAGGAGGTGACCGGCCCCGACGGGCGGCGCAGCCTCCTCGCGGACGAGCTGGCCAAGCTGAAGAGCATGACGACGGTCAACACCCCCGCGCTCAGCCAGGCCGTCATCGGCGGCATGCTGCTGACGCACGACTGCCGGCTGCGCGCCGCCAACGCCCGCGCCACGGCCCACTACGCGGCCGGCATGGACACCCTGCTGCGGGAGCTGGACCGGCACTTCCCGGCCTCCGAGCGGCGTCGGCTGGGCGTCTCCTGGAACCGCCCCGACGGCGGCTTCTTCGCCGTCCTCACGGTGCCCTTCGCCGCCGACGAGGCGGCGATGGAGCGCTGCGCCCGCGCGTACGGGGTGCTGTGGACGCCGATGGCGCCGTTCTACCCGGCGGGCGGCGGGGAGCGCCGGCTGCGGCTCTCCATCAGCTCGCTGACGCAGGCTCAGATCATCGACGGAGTGGCGAAGTTGGCTGCCTTCATCGGCTCCTGCTGA
- a CDS encoding alpha/beta hydrolase, with protein sequence MPLHPQAEALRARRASSGAPPLYTLTLAEARAADLADIRAAAGTPEPVAAVEEHRFPGPGGDLTLRLYRPEPPTLEQRSTELPALLYLFGGGWTLGSPDTSDAICRRLTNAVGCVTASVGYRLAPEHPFPAALQDCRAALLHLVERAGEFGIDPGRLAVGGESAGGNLSAALTLLLRAEGGPALRHQLLVYPNTDHAADTPSLREHDDPLLFNRRSLAWYWGHYLADRADAASPYASPLRAATLAGLPPATVLTAEYDPLRDEGEQYAEALRAAGVPVELRRYEGMPHGFFAMTATLDAAAEAQAYAAGRLRETLWEAGREVPR encoded by the coding sequence ATGCCCCTGCACCCCCAGGCCGAGGCCCTGCGCGCCCGGCGCGCGAGCAGCGGCGCACCGCCGCTCTACACCCTCACCCTGGCCGAGGCCCGCGCCGCCGACCTCGCCGACATCCGCGCCGCGGCCGGCACCCCCGAACCGGTCGCCGCCGTCGAGGAGCACCGCTTCCCCGGTCCCGGCGGCGACCTCACCCTGCGGCTCTACCGCCCGGAACCGCCCACCCTCGAACAGCGAAGCACCGAACTCCCCGCCCTGCTCTACCTGTTCGGCGGCGGCTGGACCCTCGGCTCGCCCGACACCAGCGACGCGATCTGCCGCCGACTCACCAACGCCGTCGGCTGCGTCACCGCCTCCGTCGGCTACCGGCTCGCCCCCGAACACCCCTTCCCCGCCGCCCTCCAGGACTGCCGCGCCGCCCTCCTCCACCTGGTGGAACGGGCCGGCGAGTTCGGCATCGACCCCGGCCGCCTCGCGGTCGGCGGCGAGAGCGCCGGCGGCAACCTCAGCGCCGCCCTGACCCTGCTGCTGCGCGCCGAAGGCGGCCCGGCCCTGCGCCACCAGCTGCTGGTCTACCCCAACACCGACCACGCCGCCGACACCCCCTCGCTGCGCGAACACGACGACCCGCTGCTCTTCAACCGCCGCTCGTTGGCCTGGTACTGGGGTCACTACCTGGCCGACCGGGCCGACGCCGCCAGCCCGTACGCCTCCCCGCTGCGCGCCGCCACCCTGGCCGGCCTGCCGCCCGCGACCGTCCTCACCGCCGAGTACGACCCGCTGCGGGACGAGGGCGAACAGTACGCCGAGGCGCTGCGCGCGGCCGGAGTCCCGGTGGAGCTGCGCCGGTACGAGGGAATGCCGCACGGCTTCTTCGCCATGACCGCCACCCTGGACGCGGCCGCCGAGGCCCAGGCGTACGCCGCCGGGCGGCTGCGGGAGACACTGTGGGAGGCCGGGCGGGAGGTGCCGCGGTGA
- a CDS encoding class I SAM-dependent methyltransferase encodes MTEQTRRTAQTERTAQTERTERAERTEPAERAARSARFPGWDWDDPDGLATRLDEFSAQVATCDTLEPHPGGLPHDHADFRELGLTGIEFAAFRTAHPEGLGTDLTALRGGAGPATEPGTLYRVDGDRWFTQLDIAEPLPFADASIDWVYAEHLIEHVTLPVAVGWLREARRVLRPGGVLRLTTPDLARYLVGYATGDGFLAKHRRRLTTLGFGPPMPARPAFLVNQVFRYYGHQWIYDLDELRHVLTLAGFTPGQVRHCAYRQGTRSDVADLDTAFRTDETIYVEADR; translated from the coding sequence ATGACCGAACAGACCCGAAGAACCGCACAGACCGAACGAACCGCACAGACCGAACGGACCGAACGAGCCGAACGGACGGAACCGGCCGAACGGGCCGCCCGCAGCGCCCGGTTCCCCGGCTGGGACTGGGACGACCCCGACGGCCTGGCCACCCGCCTGGACGAGTTCAGCGCACAGGTCGCCACCTGCGACACGCTCGAACCGCACCCCGGCGGGCTCCCGCACGACCACGCCGACTTCCGCGAACTCGGCCTCACCGGCATCGAGTTCGCCGCCTTCCGGACCGCCCACCCGGAAGGCCTCGGCACCGACCTGACCGCCCTGCGCGGCGGCGCCGGGCCGGCCACCGAGCCCGGCACCCTCTACCGGGTCGACGGCGACCGCTGGTTCACCCAGCTGGACATCGCCGAGCCGCTGCCCTTCGCCGACGCCAGCATCGACTGGGTGTACGCCGAGCACCTGATCGAGCACGTCACCCTGCCCGTCGCGGTCGGCTGGCTGCGCGAAGCCCGCCGGGTGCTGCGCCCCGGCGGCGTCCTGCGCCTGACCACCCCCGACCTCGCCCGCTACCTGGTCGGCTACGCCACCGGCGACGGCTTCCTCGCCAAGCACCGCCGCCGCCTGACCACCCTCGGCTTCGGCCCGCCGATGCCCGCCCGCCCGGCCTTCCTGGTCAACCAGGTCTTCCGGTACTACGGCCACCAGTGGATCTACGACCTGGACGAACTCCGGCACGTCCTCACCCTGGCCGGCTTCACGCCCGGGCAGGTCCGCCACTGCGCCTACCGGCAGGGCACCCGTTCGGACGTCGCCGACCTCGACACGGCGTTCCGCACCGACGAGACCATCTACGTCGAGGCCGACCGCTGA
- a CDS encoding alpha-hydroxy acid oxidase codes for MPVGALTLAGIERAAREQLPPEIWDFIEGGSGTERTLAANREMFGRYALRPRTLVDVSACDPALTLLGAPLALPLGIAPMAYHRLVDPEGETATARAAGRAGALLVAGMFASRTLEEIAEAATGPLWLQLYWLRERAALAALVERAEAAGFRALVLTVDAPRIGRRLRDLRNGFAIPPAVRAVNLDPALMSASHRAAGGSSGIAEHAREQFDPTLSWADLAWLRRRTRLPLVLKGILTAEDARLAVEHGADAVLVSNHGGRQLDGSIAALAALPEVVQAVPHELPVLLDGGVRTGTDIAVALALGARAVLIGRPAFWGLATDGESGVHRVLDLLRQELEHTMALLGRPRLADLDRTALAPWPCCPAG; via the coding sequence ATGCCCGTGGGAGCACTCACGCTGGCCGGGATCGAGCGCGCAGCGCGCGAACAACTCCCCCCGGAAATCTGGGATTTCATCGAAGGCGGCAGCGGCACCGAACGCACCCTGGCCGCGAACCGGGAGATGTTCGGGCGCTACGCCCTGCGCCCGCGCACCCTGGTCGACGTCTCCGCCTGCGACCCGGCCCTGACCCTGCTCGGCGCACCGCTCGCCCTCCCGCTCGGCATCGCCCCGATGGCCTACCACCGCCTGGTCGACCCGGAGGGCGAGACCGCCACCGCCCGCGCCGCCGGCCGGGCCGGGGCGCTGCTGGTCGCCGGGATGTTCGCCAGTCGCACCCTGGAGGAGATCGCCGAGGCCGCCACCGGCCCGCTCTGGCTCCAGCTGTACTGGCTGCGCGAACGGGCCGCCCTCGCCGCCCTGGTGGAGCGCGCCGAGGCGGCCGGCTTCCGGGCCCTGGTGCTGACCGTCGACGCCCCCAGGATCGGCCGCCGCCTGCGAGACCTGCGCAACGGCTTCGCCATCCCGCCCGCCGTCCGCGCGGTCAACCTGGACCCGGCCCTGATGTCGGCCAGCCACCGTGCAGCGGGCGGCAGTTCGGGCATCGCCGAGCACGCCCGCGAGCAGTTCGACCCCACCCTGAGCTGGGCCGACCTCGCCTGGCTGCGCCGCCGCACCCGGCTGCCGCTGGTCCTCAAGGGCATCCTGACCGCAGAGGACGCCCGGCTGGCCGTCGAACACGGCGCCGACGCCGTCCTGGTCTCCAACCACGGCGGCCGACAACTGGACGGCTCGATAGCGGCGTTGGCGGCCCTGCCCGAGGTGGTCCAGGCCGTTCCGCACGAGCTGCCGGTGCTGCTCGACGGCGGCGTGCGCACCGGCACCGACATCGCCGTCGCCCTCGCCCTCGGCGCCCGCGCCGTCCTGATCGGCCGCCCCGCGTTCTGGGGCCTCGCCACCGACGGGGAGTCCGGCGTGCACCGGGTGCTCGACCTGCTGCGCCAGGAACTGGAGCACACCATGGCCCTGTTGGGCCGCCCCCGGCTCGCCGACCTGGACCGTACGGCCCTCGCCCCCTGGCCCTGCTGCCCGGCCGGCTGA
- a CDS encoding class I adenylate-forming enzyme family protein: MTGFSPFSPPPFAPPHSDAPHDWVDRLLLAGPGGEECLHLGAPLDRDALRTLVEEQSVRLTAAGLGPGGTAALRLPPSVAFVAVLLACWRLGAQVALLDHRLTDHEIDAAVARLAPQVLVGSAHRPAAALRGFSDVEPVAVRLPDGQPARTGHALIQLSSGSTGPAKVIARTAADLLRELDCYRRLVAFPGEGERVVLLSSVVHVLGLVGGLLNALYVRAALTVPERMTAAGILAAVADSDRPTTVIGVPFHAELLAGAVAPPALPRLRRMIVAGELVRPGLPALFTERYGVPLGTMYGMTETGVIATDLDGTLHPAKRPVHGMRLLLVKGELQLGAVSSPYPGLDDPTRWSDGWLHTRDAAELDADNGLVTVLGRLDSQVSIGGLKVDLTEVEQTLTALPEVREAVVVFDCGAIEAYLATEPDADLALVRDGLARRLAAYKRPRRLALLPRLPRTATGKLLRDPAALRDTASAGTAGAATTH, translated from the coding sequence TTGACCGGCTTTTCCCCCTTTTCGCCTCCGCCGTTCGCACCGCCGCACTCCGATGCCCCGCACGACTGGGTCGACCGGCTGTTGCTGGCCGGCCCCGGCGGCGAGGAGTGCCTGCACCTCGGCGCGCCGCTCGACCGGGACGCGCTGCGCACCCTGGTCGAGGAGCAGTCCGTACGGCTCACGGCCGCCGGGCTCGGCCCCGGCGGTACGGCGGCGCTGCGGCTGCCGCCCTCGGTGGCGTTCGTCGCGGTGCTGCTGGCCTGCTGGCGGCTCGGTGCCCAAGTCGCCCTGCTCGACCACCGGTTGACCGACCACGAGATCGACGCGGCGGTGGCCCGACTGGCCCCGCAGGTGCTGGTAGGCTCCGCCCACCGACCCGCGGCGGCCCTGCGCGGCTTCTCCGACGTGGAACCGGTGGCCGTGCGGTTGCCGGACGGACAGCCGGCCCGCACCGGGCACGCCCTGATCCAGCTCAGCTCCGGATCTACCGGCCCGGCCAAGGTCATCGCCCGTACCGCCGCCGACCTGCTGCGCGAACTCGACTGCTACCGCAGGCTGGTGGCGTTCCCCGGTGAGGGCGAGCGGGTGGTGCTGCTGTCCTCGGTGGTCCACGTGCTCGGCCTGGTCGGCGGGCTGCTCAACGCCCTGTACGTCCGCGCCGCGCTCACCGTGCCGGAGCGGATGACGGCGGCCGGCATCCTCGCCGCCGTCGCCGACTCCGACCGGCCGACCACCGTCATCGGGGTGCCCTTCCACGCCGAGCTGCTGGCGGGGGCGGTCGCTCCCCCGGCGCTGCCCCGACTGCGCCGGATGATCGTCGCGGGCGAACTGGTCCGCCCGGGCCTGCCCGCGCTGTTCACCGAGCGCTACGGCGTCCCGCTCGGCACCATGTACGGCATGACCGAGACCGGGGTCATCGCCACCGACCTCGACGGCACCCTCCACCCGGCCAAGCGCCCCGTCCACGGAATGCGACTGCTCCTGGTGAAGGGCGAGTTGCAGCTCGGCGCCGTCTCCTCGCCGTACCCCGGGCTGGACGACCCGACCCGCTGGTCGGACGGCTGGCTGCACACCCGGGACGCCGCCGAACTGGACGCGGACAACGGCCTGGTCACCGTGCTCGGCCGGCTCGACTCCCAGGTCTCGATCGGCGGCCTGAAGGTCGACCTCACCGAAGTCGAACAGACCCTGACCGCACTGCCCGAGGTCCGCGAGGCCGTGGTCGTCTTCGACTGCGGCGCGATCGAGGCCTACCTGGCCACCGAACCCGACGCCGACCTCGCCCTCGTCCGGGACGGGCTGGCCCGGCGCCTCGCCGCCTACAAGCGGCCGCGCCGGCTCGCCCTCCTCCCCCGCCTCCCCCGCACCGCCACCGGCAAGCTGCTGCGCGACCCGGCCGCCCTGCGCGACACCGCCTCGGCCGGCACGGCCGGCGCAGCCACCACGCACTGA
- a CDS encoding phosphopantetheine-binding protein yields the protein MQDRIRAFVLAALTEMQYDVSEVTGDTDLGPAGLDLESLALADLSVQVEDEFGIKFDLDEMETTALMTLDEFTADVARRIDALAAASGSAA from the coding sequence ATGCAGGACCGCATCCGCGCGTTCGTCCTCGCCGCCCTGACCGAGATGCAGTACGACGTCTCCGAGGTCACCGGGGACACCGACCTCGGCCCGGCCGGGCTTGACCTCGAATCGCTCGCGCTGGCCGACCTCTCGGTACAGGTCGAGGACGAGTTCGGGATCAAGTTCGACCTGGACGAGATGGAGACCACCGCGCTGATGACGCTGGACGAGTTCACCGCAGACGTCGCCCGCCGGATCGACGCCCTCGCCGCCGCCTCCGGCAGCGCCGCATGA
- a CDS encoding beta-ketoacyl synthase N-terminal-like domain-containing protein translates to MSGLAPGAGPPGPSGPLPPSGPVRPVRPVRPVVTGIGVLSAAGHGLAALTEAVTHGKAAFGPVTRFDVAARRTTRAALLPTSPAPAGAALDAIDQACRQAGLTAAEGATLPVLLALHSDEHTRATAEAVAAGVRAGWGAPGVTRVYTGACVAASTAVADAAALVAAGRHERILVAAVHLVGPGVFAVFDAGRALARDGELRPFSAGRTGTLLGDAAAAVLVEAAPAAERRAAPVFARLAGWGRAGDAHHVCRPEPDGTGVARAIEAAIGRAGAAPAEVGYVNANGTGSTLADRAEARALRRVFGRHTDELPVSSSKSVHGHALEASALLELAVTVGALETGLLPVNAGWLGPDPDVGLDLVLDGPRAARPRYALSLNSAFGGANTALLLAPG, encoded by the coding sequence GTGAGCGGCCTCGCCCCGGGCGCCGGCCCGCCCGGCCCCTCCGGCCCTCTTCCGCCGTCCGGCCCGGTCCGCCCGGTCCGCCCGGTCCGCCCCGTCGTCACCGGGATCGGCGTGCTCAGCGCCGCCGGGCACGGGCTCGCCGCGCTGACCGAGGCCGTCACGCACGGCAAAGCCGCATTCGGCCCGGTCACCCGCTTCGACGTGGCCGCCCGCCGGACCACTCGGGCCGCGCTGCTTCCCACCTCGCCGGCTCCGGCCGGGGCGGCGCTCGATGCGATCGACCAGGCCTGCCGGCAGGCCGGCCTGACCGCCGCCGAGGGCGCCACGCTGCCCGTCCTGCTCGCGCTGCACAGCGACGAGCACACCCGGGCCACCGCCGAGGCGGTAGCGGCCGGGGTCCGCGCGGGCTGGGGAGCCCCGGGTGTCACCCGGGTGTACACCGGCGCCTGTGTGGCCGCCTCGACCGCCGTGGCCGACGCCGCCGCCCTGGTCGCCGCCGGACGGCACGAGCGGATCCTGGTCGCCGCCGTCCACCTGGTCGGACCGGGTGTGTTCGCCGTCTTCGACGCCGGGCGCGCGCTGGCCCGCGACGGCGAGCTGCGCCCGTTCAGCGCCGGCCGCACCGGCACCCTGCTCGGCGACGCGGCCGCCGCCGTCCTGGTCGAGGCCGCCCCGGCGGCCGAGCGCCGGGCCGCGCCGGTGTTCGCCCGGCTGGCCGGCTGGGGCCGCGCCGGGGACGCCCACCACGTCTGCCGTCCCGAACCGGACGGCACCGGGGTGGCCCGGGCGATCGAGGCCGCGATCGGCCGGGCCGGCGCCGCCCCGGCCGAGGTCGGCTACGTCAACGCCAACGGCACCGGGTCCACCCTCGCCGACCGGGCCGAAGCCCGGGCCCTGCGACGGGTGTTCGGCCGGCACACCGACGAACTGCCGGTCAGCTCCAGCAAGTCGGTGCACGGCCACGCCCTGGAGGCCTCCGCCCTGCTCGAACTCGCCGTCACCGTCGGGGCGTTGGAGACCGGTCTGCTCCCGGTCAACGCGGGGTGGCTCGGCCCGGATCCGGACGTCGGCCTGGATCTCGTCCTGGACGGTCCGCGCGCCGCCCGCCCCCGCTACGCCCTCAGCCTCAACTCCGCCTTCGGCGGCGCCAACACTGCCCTGCTGCTGGCCCCCGGATGA
- a CDS encoding beta-ketoacyl synthase N-terminal-like domain-containing protein, translating to MTSPADNAHGLRVLAEARRSAPGPDGPPPPLPGFAASGFDPLVADAAERCLRAAHGEPPAPGRTALLLASASGDLDTARAIEQSAEPGHRTGPLLFFQSNPNAVLGHIAARWGLTGPVVAICPAEAEPGRVPAEAYELAALLLADGDADRVLVLAVEQTPDGDRAAAVLLSCPRSPEDPESPS from the coding sequence ATGACCTCCCCTGCCGACAACGCCCACGGCCTGCGGGTCCTCGCCGAGGCCCGCCGCTCCGCACCCGGCCCGGACGGGCCGCCGCCACCGCTGCCCGGCTTCGCCGCCTCCGGCTTCGATCCGCTGGTCGCCGACGCCGCCGAGCGCTGTCTGCGCGCCGCCCACGGCGAGCCGCCCGCCCCCGGACGGACCGCCCTGTTGCTGGCCAGTGCGAGCGGCGACCTCGACACCGCGCGGGCGATCGAGCAGAGCGCCGAACCCGGCCACCGGACCGGCCCGCTGCTGTTCTTCCAGTCCAACCCCAACGCCGTCCTCGGGCACATCGCGGCGCGCTGGGGCCTGACCGGCCCCGTCGTGGCGATCTGCCCGGCCGAGGCCGAACCAGGCCGCGTACCGGCGGAGGCCTACGAGCTCGCCGCGCTGCTGCTCGCCGACGGGGACGCCGACCGGGTCCTCGTGCTGGCCGTCGAGCAGACGCCGGACGGGGACCGCGCCGCCGCCGTACTGCTCTCCTGTCCCCGGTCACCCGAGGACCCGGAGTCGCCGAGCTGA
- a CDS encoding class I adenylate-forming enzyme family protein — protein MTIRSLRTLLADDPDVGAGNVLTARIALGLDVDEPLLTFDTPVDDHPAWQPFTLRELDRAVRARAAALHALGITPRDPVVVYASDADDHVLAFLALARLGAIPALLNPNLDGERAARYTARLGAAGVLADPVHLAALAGHDPGAPLLPEIATLGAGDPDAAPAPYRHWSGDPVAITHSSGTTGMPKAVVHSHASLYAAIRHRLRLPRPQGQDRMLSALPAPHAATVIALNLALSSHTRLAFLSRQSGDGVLAAIEQWRPTGVIGFAATWADLARHDLAARDLTSVALWWNTGDCAHEVHIRRLIATGSRETVTRAGRSRVPGSQFVDGLGSTEMGHSHFFITHGPGTERYGRCVGRPHAFVDCEVVGPDGEPLGPGEVGELATASPTLALGYWNDSATTFRARIRGRFLTGDLMYRDEEGYYYHVDRAVDSVELDGGKRLFTAMSEERVLAACPEVLDCTVVAVRDGEQVVTDVLLLLAEGADPSADHTEAVVAALDEAAAATVRRVLVVSPDDIPLGPTGKVRKVLLRERHLAAVDA, from the coding sequence GTGACCATCCGCAGTCTCCGCACCCTGCTCGCGGACGACCCCGACGTCGGCGCCGGCAACGTCCTGACCGCCCGGATCGCGCTCGGCCTGGACGTCGACGAGCCGCTGCTCACCTTCGACACCCCGGTGGACGACCACCCCGCCTGGCAGCCGTTCACGCTGCGCGAGCTCGACCGCGCCGTACGGGCCCGCGCCGCCGCCCTGCACGCGCTCGGCATCACCCCGCGCGACCCGGTCGTGGTCTACGCGAGTGACGCCGACGACCACGTCCTCGCCTTCCTCGCACTGGCCCGGCTCGGCGCCATCCCCGCACTGCTCAACCCCAACCTGGACGGCGAGCGCGCCGCCCGCTACACCGCCCGGCTCGGCGCGGCCGGCGTCCTCGCCGACCCGGTCCACCTGGCCGCACTGGCCGGCCACGACCCGGGCGCGCCGCTGCTGCCCGAGATCGCCACCCTCGGCGCGGGCGACCCGGACGCCGCACCGGCCCCGTACCGGCACTGGTCCGGCGACCCGGTGGCGATCACCCACTCCTCCGGCACCACCGGGATGCCCAAGGCCGTGGTCCACTCGCACGCGAGCCTGTACGCGGCGATCCGCCACCGGCTGCGGCTGCCCCGCCCGCAGGGCCAGGACCGGATGCTCAGCGCCCTGCCCGCCCCGCACGCCGCGACCGTGATCGCGCTCAACCTCGCCCTCAGCTCGCACACCCGACTGGCCTTCCTGTCACGGCAGTCCGGCGACGGCGTACTGGCGGCGATCGAGCAGTGGCGGCCCACCGGGGTGATCGGCTTCGCCGCCACCTGGGCCGACCTCGCCCGCCACGACCTCGCCGCCCGGGACCTGACCTCCGTCGCGCTCTGGTGGAACACCGGCGACTGCGCCCACGAGGTGCACATCCGCCGGCTGATCGCCACCGGCAGCCGGGAGACCGTCACCCGCGCGGGCCGCTCCCGGGTACCCGGCTCCCAGTTCGTGGACGGCCTCGGCTCCACCGAGATGGGCCACTCGCACTTCTTCATCACCCACGGGCCCGGCACCGAACGCTACGGCCGCTGCGTCGGGCGCCCGCACGCCTTCGTCGACTGCGAGGTGGTCGGTCCGGACGGCGAACCGCTCGGCCCCGGCGAGGTCGGCGAACTCGCCACCGCCTCACCGACCTTGGCCCTCGGCTACTGGAACGACTCGGCCACCACCTTCCGCGCCCGGATCCGCGGCCGCTTCCTCACCGGGGACCTGATGTACCGGGACGAGGAGGGCTACTACTACCACGTCGACCGCGCCGTCGACTCGGTCGAACTCGACGGCGGCAAGCGGCTGTTCACCGCGATGTCGGAGGAGCGGGTGCTGGCCGCCTGCCCGGAGGTGCTGGACTGCACGGTGGTGGCCGTCCGGGACGGCGAGCAGGTGGTCACCGACGTGCTGCTACTCCTCGCCGAGGGCGCCGACCCGTCCGCGGACCACACCGAGGCGGTCGTCGCGGCCCTGGACGAGGCCGCCGCCGCGACCGTCCGGCGGGTGCTGGTGGTCTCCCCGGACGACATCCCGCTCGGCCCGACCGGAAAGGTCCGCAAGGTCCTGCTGCGCGAGCGCCACCTCGCGGCGGTGGACGCGTGA